Proteins found in one Ammospiza nelsoni isolate bAmmNel1 chromosome 15, bAmmNel1.pri, whole genome shotgun sequence genomic segment:
- the ZC4H2 gene encoding zinc finger C4H2 domain-containing protein isoform X2: MADEQEIMCKLESIKEIRNKTLQMEKIKARLKAEFEALESEERHLKEYKQEMDLLLQEKMAHVEELRLIHADINVMENTIKQSENDLNKLLESTRRLHEEYKPLKEHVDALRMTLGLQRLPDLCEEEEKLSLERVCRVTSKSTGTRPFVPCAKPRAALGTPKSPRGNRMNEIQKIVTSSCPSTLPVEWQICPDFAELQTQV, encoded by the exons ATGGCAGATGAGCAAGAAATAATGTGCAAACTCGAGAGCATCAAGGAGATCAG GAATAAGACTTTgcagatggaaaaaataaaggcaagaCTGAAAGCAGAATTTGAAGCCCTGGAGTCTGAGGAGAGGCACCTGAAAGAATACAAACAAGAAatggacctgctgctgcaggagaagatGGCTCACGTGGAGGAGCTGAGGCTGATCCACGCTGACATTAACGTG ATGGAGAACACCATCAAGCAGTCTGAGAACGATCTGAACAAGCTCCTGGAGTCGACGCGCCGGCTGCACGAGGAGTACAAGCCCCTCAAGGAGCACGTGGATGCCTTGAGGATGACCCTGGGTCTGCAGAGGCTGCCAGACCTgtgtgaggaggaagagaaactgTCCCTCGA GCGTGTCTGTCGTGTCACCAGCAAATCCACCGGAACGCGCCCATTTGTCCCCTGTGCAAAGCCAAGAGCCGCTCTCGGAACCCCAAAAAGCCCAAGAGGAAACAGGATGAATGAAATCCAGAAGATTGTGaccagctcctgtcccagtACTCTTCCAGTAGAATGGCAAATTTGCCCAGACTTTGCTGAATTGCAGACTCAAGTATGA
- the ZC4H2 gene encoding zinc finger C4H2 domain-containing protein isoform X1 codes for MADEQEIMCKLESIKEIRNKTLQMEKIKARLKAEFEALESEERHLKEYKQEMDLLLQEKMAHVEELRLIHADINVMENTIKQSENDLNKLLESTRRLHEEYKPLKEHVDALRMTLGLQRLPDLCEEEEKLSLDYFEKQKAEWQTEPQEPPIPESLAAAAAAAQQLQVARKQDTRQTATFRQQPPPMKACLSCHQQIHRNAPICPLCKAKSRSRNPKKPKRKQDE; via the exons ATGGCAGATGAGCAAGAAATAATGTGCAAACTCGAGAGCATCAAGGAGATCAG GAATAAGACTTTgcagatggaaaaaataaaggcaagaCTGAAAGCAGAATTTGAAGCCCTGGAGTCTGAGGAGAGGCACCTGAAAGAATACAAACAAGAAatggacctgctgctgcaggagaagatGGCTCACGTGGAGGAGCTGAGGCTGATCCACGCTGACATTAACGTG ATGGAGAACACCATCAAGCAGTCTGAGAACGATCTGAACAAGCTCCTGGAGTCGACGCGCCGGCTGCACGAGGAGTACAAGCCCCTCAAGGAGCACGTGGATGCCTTGAGGATGACCCTGGGTCTGCAGAGGCTGCCAGACCTgtgtgaggaggaagagaaactgTCCCTCGA CTactttgaaaagcagaaagcagaatgGCAGACAGAACCACAGGAGCCTCCCATCCCAGAgtctctggctgcagctgcagcagctgcccaacAGCTGCAGGTGGCCAGGAAGCAAGACACCAGACAGACAGCAACTTTCAGACAGCAGCCACCTCCAATGAAG GCGTGTCTGTCGTGTCACCAGCAAATCCACCGGAACGCGCCCATTTGTCCCCTGTGCAAAGCCAAGAGCCGCTCTCGGAACCCCAAAAAGCCCAAGAGGAAACAGGATGAATGA